In Musa acuminata AAA Group cultivar baxijiao chromosome BXJ3-9, Cavendish_Baxijiao_AAA, whole genome shotgun sequence, a single genomic region encodes these proteins:
- the LOC103998961 gene encoding uncharacterized protein LOC103998961, with translation MAYHHHHLNYLHSSYDFSTKTNSSTLKFKAFLRSYLVPHIRHVLQALTNAKSMVVELVNRRSTRTGIYRIKRRRRSKKELFSSIKPYLHRPSSHITPIPDPPETEEFDVSQCLYYDSTWNSMISTDDMGCDMDPPASEHLHWLDEKTAEASTGDDDDGCGGNEIDRLAEKFIASCYEKFRLEKQESYRRYQEMLARSM, from the coding sequence ATGGcttaccaccaccaccatctgAACTACCTGCATTCTTCCTATGATTTCTCTACGAAAACAAACTCATCCACCCTCAAATTCAAAGCCTTTCTCCGATCCTACCTCGTTCCACACATCCGGCATGTCCTCCAAGCCCTCACCAACGCCAAGTCCATGGTGGTGGAGCTCGTCAACAGGAGGAGCACCCGCACCGGCATCTACAGGATCAAGCGGAGGAGGAGAAGCAAGAAGGAACTCTTCAGCTCCATCAAGCCATACCTCCACCGGCCCTCGTCGCACATCACTCCCATCCCAGATCCGCCGGAGACAGAGGAGTTCGACGTCAGTCAGTGTCTGTACTACGACTCTACCTGGAATTCGATGATCTCCACGGATGACATGGGCTGCGACATGGACCCGCCGGCTTCTGAGCACCTCCACTGGCTTGACGAGAAGACTGCCGAAGCCTCCACAGGAGATGATGACGATGGCTGTGGCGGAAATGAGATCGACCGACTGGCAGAGAAGTTCATAGCAAGCTGCTATGAGAAGTTTAGGCTGGAGAAGCAGGAGTCTTATAGGAGGTACCAAGAAATGCTTGCAAGAAGCATGTGA
- the LOC135648565 gene encoding squamosa promoter-binding-like protein 17 isoform X2, translating to METSASSLQSVSGACGSSDSFHGLKFARNGGGGGGGGASFLEASVYLAPMAAAAPPRKGKGVVQRGQPPPPPPRCQVEGCNVDLTGVKAYYCRHKVCGMHSKSPKVVVAGIEQRFCQQCSRFHQLHEFDQGKRSCRRRLACHNKRRRKPPPGTLSSAFHEDSNGFRGFLVDFTHPKLPALARDVWQIGQAGDQALSIQYQCGFGTPSTRGVILMQDPGTEPIFSTPGTLDLAAGSDSSCALSLLSQPWDSTSKVNHQAISSEGIPIAEPTSKNDCMDSSWGFKGLEGSSSSTSFDARPRQVGQPENSHFSGELELAFLKRQCMGLDPSRRYQHLDDAIHWSL from the exons ATGGAAACGAGTGCAAGCTCCTTGCAGTCTGTTTCGGGGGCCTGCGGCTCCAGCGACTCCTTCCATGGGCTCAAGTTTGCGAgaaatggtggtggtggtggtggtggtggagcgaGCTTCTTGGAGGCCTCAGTCTATTTGGCGCCCATGGCGGCCGCAGCTCCGCCGAGGAAGGGGAAGGGGGTAGTGCAGCGAGggcagccaccgccgccgccgcccaggTGCCAGGTCGAAGGGTGCAATGTGGATCTCACAGGCGTCAAGGCTTACTACTGCAGGCACAAGGTGTGTGGGATGCACTCCAAGTCCCCCAAAGTAGTTGTGGCAGGGATAGAACAGCGCTTCTGTCAGCAGTGTAGCAG GTTCCACCAATTACATGAATTCGACCAAGGGAAACGCAGTTGCCGCAGACGCCTGGCGTGCCACAACAAGCGGCGAAGAAAGCCACCTCCTGGAACTCTGTCATCAGCTTTCCATG AAGATAGCAATGGATTTAGAGGATTTCTTGTGGACTTTACTCACCCTAAATTACCTGCGCTAGCGCGAGATGTATGGCAAATTGGTCAAGCTGGTGATCAGGCACTGAGCATTCAGTATCAATGCGGCTTCGGAACTCCATCAACTAGAGGAGTAATACTCATGCAGGATCCTGGGACTGAACCCATATTCTCAACACCGGGAACTCTAGATCTTGCAGCAGGTTCAGACTCTAGctgtgctctctctcttctgtctcAGCCATGGGATAGCACCAGTAAGGTAAACCACCAAGCTATTTCCTCTGAAGGAATACCAATTGCAGAACCTACAAGTAAGAATGACTGCATGGATAGTTCATGGGGGTTTAAAGGTCTTGAAGGCAGTAGCAGCAGCACCTCCTTTGATGCAAGACCAAGACAAGTTGGACAACCTGAAAACAGTCATTTCTCTGGTGAGCTTGAGCTAGCCTTTCTAAAGAGGCAATGCATGGGCCTTGATCCCAGTAGGAGATATCAGCATTTGGATGATGCGATCCACTGGTCTCTTTAG
- the LOC135648565 gene encoding squamosa promoter-binding-like protein 17 isoform X1, translating to METSASSLQSVSGACGSSDSFHGLKFARNGGGGGGGGASFLEASVYLAPMAAAAPPRKGKGVVQRGQPPPPPPRCQVEGCNVDLTGVKAYYCRHKVCGMHSKSPKVVVAGIEQRFCQQCSRFHQLHEFDQGKRSCRRRLACHNKRRRKPPPGTLSSAFHAEDSNGFRGFLVDFTHPKLPALARDVWQIGQAGDQALSIQYQCGFGTPSTRGVILMQDPGTEPIFSTPGTLDLAAGSDSSCALSLLSQPWDSTSKVNHQAISSEGIPIAEPTSKNDCMDSSWGFKGLEGSSSSTSFDARPRQVGQPENSHFSGELELAFLKRQCMGLDPSRRYQHLDDAIHWSL from the exons ATGGAAACGAGTGCAAGCTCCTTGCAGTCTGTTTCGGGGGCCTGCGGCTCCAGCGACTCCTTCCATGGGCTCAAGTTTGCGAgaaatggtggtggtggtggtggtggtggagcgaGCTTCTTGGAGGCCTCAGTCTATTTGGCGCCCATGGCGGCCGCAGCTCCGCCGAGGAAGGGGAAGGGGGTAGTGCAGCGAGggcagccaccgccgccgccgcccaggTGCCAGGTCGAAGGGTGCAATGTGGATCTCACAGGCGTCAAGGCTTACTACTGCAGGCACAAGGTGTGTGGGATGCACTCCAAGTCCCCCAAAGTAGTTGTGGCAGGGATAGAACAGCGCTTCTGTCAGCAGTGTAGCAG GTTCCACCAATTACATGAATTCGACCAAGGGAAACGCAGTTGCCGCAGACGCCTGGCGTGCCACAACAAGCGGCGAAGAAAGCCACCTCCTGGAACTCTGTCATCAGCTTTCCATG CAGAAGATAGCAATGGATTTAGAGGATTTCTTGTGGACTTTACTCACCCTAAATTACCTGCGCTAGCGCGAGATGTATGGCAAATTGGTCAAGCTGGTGATCAGGCACTGAGCATTCAGTATCAATGCGGCTTCGGAACTCCATCAACTAGAGGAGTAATACTCATGCAGGATCCTGGGACTGAACCCATATTCTCAACACCGGGAACTCTAGATCTTGCAGCAGGTTCAGACTCTAGctgtgctctctctcttctgtctcAGCCATGGGATAGCACCAGTAAGGTAAACCACCAAGCTATTTCCTCTGAAGGAATACCAATTGCAGAACCTACAAGTAAGAATGACTGCATGGATAGTTCATGGGGGTTTAAAGGTCTTGAAGGCAGTAGCAGCAGCACCTCCTTTGATGCAAGACCAAGACAAGTTGGACAACCTGAAAACAGTCATTTCTCTGGTGAGCTTGAGCTAGCCTTTCTAAAGAGGCAATGCATGGGCCTTGATCCCAGTAGGAGATATCAGCATTTGGATGATGCGATCCACTGGTCTCTTTAG
- the LOC135584742 gene encoding rhodanese-like domain-containing protein 9, chloroplastic: MVVLGFSTTLALGDRGAWAACRVNRFATSSVRLCRKRSAVIRAEVRFVNGDEAKKLVTEEGFTVLDVRDRIQYERARITSCCHVPLFVENQDNDFGTIIKRTVHNNFSGLFFGLAFTKPNPDFVQSVKQQFPADSKLLVVCQEGLRSAAAANTLEKQGFENIACLTSGLQSVKPGTFDSVGSTELQDAGKAGLVTIQGKISAVLGTVLICAFLFITFFPEQAEKLLQMSPAS, translated from the exons ATGGTGGTCCTTGGATTTTCCACCACTTTGGCCCTCGG TGACAGAGGAGCTTGGGCGGCTTGCAGAGTCAACCGCTTTGCTACCTCAAGTGTCAGGTTGTGCCGCAAGAGGTCTGCAGTGATCAGAGCTGAAGTGAGATTCGTGAACGGCGACGAGGCGAAGAAGCTTGTTACAGAGGAAGGATTCACGGTTCTGGATGTTCGAGACAGAATCCAATACGAGCGAGCTCGCATCACCTCATGTTGCCATGTACCCCTCTTTGTGGAGAACCAGGACAACGACTTTG GCACCATCATCAAGAGGACAGTGCACAACAACTTTTCCGGCTTGTTCTTTGGGCTAGCGTTCACTAAACCCAACCCCGACTTTGTGCAATCAGTAAAGCAGCAGTTTCCCGCGGACAGCAAGTTGCTGGTGGTATGCCAGGAAGGGTTGAG GTCTGCTGCAGCAGCTAATACcctagaaaaacaaggctttgagAATATAGCATGCCTCACCTCTGGTCTACAGTCAGTAAAACCAG GAACCTTTGATTCTGTTGGTTCCACTGAGCTGCAAGATGCAGGCAAGGCTGGTCTTGTGACTATCCAAGGAAAGATTTCTGCTGTTCTTGGGACTGTGCTAATCT GTGCCTTTCTTTTTATTACATTCTTCCCTGAACAAGCAGAGAAGTTGCTTCAGATGAGCCCTGCAAGCTAG
- the LOC135649152 gene encoding large ribosomal subunit protein eL6-like produces the protein MIRSVSFAILLRWPFEGSTVLRISLPLLALAMAPTKKERTASRNPSLVRGIGKFSRSKMYHKRGIWAIKAKHGGSFPRHEPKPASAPTAAVKPPKFYPADDVKTPIPNRRKPKPTKLRASITPGTVLILLAGRFMGKRVVFLKQLPSGLLLVTGPFKINGVPLRRVNQAYVIATSTKVDISGVNVDKFDDKYFTKEKKKTTKKGEGEFFETDKEETKALPQEKKDDQKAVDSQLIKSIEAVEDLKVYLGARFSLRSGMKPHELKF, from the exons ATGATCCGCTCCGTGTCGTTCGCGATCCTCCTCCGCTGGCCATTTGAAGGCTCTACCGTCCTCCGCATCTCTCTCCCCCTCCTTGCTCTCGCCATGGCGCCGACAAAGAAAGAGAGGACCGCGAGCCGGAACCCTAGCCTGGTCCGAGGCATCGGGAAGTTCTCGAGGTCGAAGATGTACCACAAGCGGGGGATCTGGGCCATCAAGGCCAAGCACGGCGGCTCCTTTCCCCGCCACGAACCTaagcccgcgtcggccccgacgGCAGCGGTCAAGCCACCCAAGTTCTACCCCGCCGACGACGTCAAGACCCCCATCCCCAATCGCCGCAAGCCCAAGCCCACCAAGCTCAG GGCGAGCATCACCCCGGGAACCGTTCTGATCCTTCTTGCTGGGAGGTTCATGGGAAAGAGGGTTGTCTTCCTGAAGCAGCTACCTTCCGGACTTCTTTTGGTTACTG GACCTTTCAAGATTAATGGAGTACCTCTAAGACGAGTAAATCAGGCTTATGTTATTGCAACATCCACCAAGGTCGATATATCAGGAGTCAATGTGGACAAGTTTGATGACAAGTACTTCACCAAGGAGAAAAAGAAGACGACCAAGAAAGGGGAAGGTGAATTTTTCGAGACTGATAAAGAG GAAACCAAGGCACTCCCCCAGGAGAAGAAGGATGACCAGAAGGCCGTGGATAGCCAGTTGATAAAATCCATTGAAGCAGTGGAAGATTTGAAGGTCTACTTAGGTGCAAGATTTTCGCTTAGGTCGGGAATGAAACCTCATGAGCTCAAATTCTAG
- the LOC135649149 gene encoding SURP and G-patch domain-containing protein 1-like protein: MEKGDGSGLFVNDGSFMERFKQLQQEKAAAAAANQSKSGTLAGPSIDLKPSVIVSKRPLDVKVNDTKKGSTMASGGRLAFSLKQKAKVAMMPVKFVADEEEETEEAEAVSGDEPVKRQKLSQGDSIHTSSEQQDVAPSPPSDPAVKKVADKLASFVAKNGRQFEHVTHQRNPGDTPFKFLFDSSCSDYKYYEYRLFEEEKSLAQSNESTTSNSARGSTSTSRALSGPQRSTIQRNSNYQTPASALYGSYEASGSSGRSSSYGESSEPPAADPIAMMEFYMKKAAQEERMKQPKQSKDEMPPPASLQAPIKKGHHMGDFIPPDELEKFLSSCNDVAAQKAAREAAEKAKIQADNIGHKLLSKMGWREGEGLGSDKRGRADPVMAGEVKKDNLGVGAQKSGEVNPDDDIYEQYKKRMMLGYRYRPNPLNNPRKAYY; this comes from the exons ATGGAAAAAGGAGATGGTTCAGGTCTGTTTGTGAACGATGGATCGTTCATGGAAAGGTTCAAGCAACTCCAGCAAGAaaaggcggcagcggcagcagctaaTCAATCTAAATCTGGCACTTTGGCCGGCCCTTCCATTGATCTGAAGCCTTCTGTTATAGTTAGCAAAAGGCCACTCGATGTTAAGGTGAATGATACAAAGAAGGGCAGCACAATGGCCTCTGGTGGGAGGCTTGCCTTCAGTTTGAAGCAGAAGGCAAAGGTTGCCATGATGCCGGTTAAGTTTGTGGCTGATGAAGAGGAAGAAACTGAAGAAGCAGAAGCTGTATCTGGAGATGAACCGGTTAAGCGCCAGAAGTTGAGTCAGGGAGATAGCATTCATACCTCCTCGGAACAGCAGGATGTTG CTCCATCCCCTCCAAGTGATCCAGCAGTCAAGAAAGTCGCAGATAAGTTAGCAAGTTTTGTGGCAAAGAATGGAAGACAGTTTGAGCATGTCACACACCAAAGGAATCCTGGAGATACACCTTTCAA GTTTTTGTTTGATTCAAGTTGTTCAGACTATAAATACTACGAGTATCGGCTCTTTGAAGAGGAAAAATCTCTTGCACAATCTAATGAGTCTACAACATCCAATTCTG CCAGAGGAAGCACTTCAACTTCTAGAGCATTGAGTGGACCTCAAAGGAGCACTATCCAACGGAATTCTAATTACCAAACTCCTGCTTCGGCTTTGTATGGATCTTATGAGGCGTCTGGCTCTTCTGGAAGATCCTCTAGTTATG GTGAATCCAGTGAGCCTCCAGCTGCAGATCCTATTGCAATGATGGAGTTCTACATGAAGAAGGCTGCACAGGAAGAGAGAATGAAGCAACCAAAGCAGTCAAAGGATGAAATGCCACCACCTGCTTCTCTTCAAG CTCCCATCAAAAAGGGTCATCACATGGGTGATTTCATTCCACCAGACGAGTTGGAGAAGTTTctgtcatcttgtaatgatgtagCTGCACAGAAAGCAGCTAGAGAGGCTGCAGAGAAGGCTAAAATCCAGGCTGACAACATTGGGCACAAACTTCTGTCCAAAATGGGTTGGAGAGAAG GTGAGGGACTTGGCAGTGACAAACGTGGACGAGCAGATCCAGTGATGGCAGGAGAAGTGAAGAAGGACAATCTAGgtgttggtgcacaaaaatctggTGAGGTGAACCCTGATGATGATATTTATGAGCAGTATAAGAAAAGGATGATGCTTGGTTATCGGTATAGACCAAACCCCCTG AACAACCCAAGGAAAGCATATTATTGA
- the LOC135649151 gene encoding transcription factor bHLH48-like isoform X1, with amino-acid sequence MGSAKGSPVRPSSGVLLASDGSFSALLGLPSDQAVNLLHRLPDPNAVASSGEMRRLCLPPRPKAELLDSAGLRLIAQRSAKRKEGEKRRGESPAKKSKRRSEEGTACGKKLPCVHVRARRGQATDSHSLAERARREKINARMKVLRELVPGCSKISGTTLLLDEIISHIKSLQCLIELLSMRLAAANSRISFSGPDSSSSVDCGWLTVNNERSRRVGMEPIEWSSYGGRRQPQQHIWHINLVHPQQTSRASEGETPTTPIMGPYSSSAINLLLVTAALLFQLFMSQTKLKDYSTLDKGLVRR; translated from the exons ATGGGATCCGCGAAGGGGAGCCCCGTGCGTCCGAGCTCGGGCGTGCTGCTGGCCTCCGACGGCTCCTTCAGTGCCCTCCTCGGTCTTCCGTCCGACCAGGCCGTGAATCTCCTTCACCGGCTGCCGGATCCCAACGCCGTCGCTTCCAGTGGCGAGATGCGGCGTCTCTGCCTCCCGCCGAGGCCTAAGGCGGAGCTGCTGGACTCGGCCGGTCTCCGGCTGATCGCGCAGCGGTCGGCGAAGAGGAAGGAAGGCGAAAAGCGCAGGGGGGAATCTCCAGCAAAAAAGAGCAAAAGGCGCTCAGAAGAGGGGACTGCGTGCGGTAAGAAGCTCCCTTGCGTTCACGTCCGCGCTCGCCGAGGCCAAGCCACTGATAGCCACAGCTTAGCGGAGAGA GCAAGGAGGGAGAAAATAAATGCTAGGATGAAAGTTCTCCGAGAACTGGTCCCTGGATGCAGCAAG ATATCAGGTACAACTTTATTGTTGGATGAAATCATCAGTCACATAAAATCTCTCCAATGTCTGATTGAG TTATTGTCAATGAGACTAGCAGCAGCGAACTCAAGGATCAGCTTCAGTGGCCCTGATAGCTCCTCATCAGTGGAT TGTGGGTGGCTAACAGTCAATAATGAGAGGAGTAGGAGGGTCGGAATGGAACCGATAGAATGGTCATCATATGGAGGAAGGAGGCAGCCACAACAGCATATCTGGCACATCAATTTAGTGCACCCCCAACAAACATCAAGAGCCTCTGAAGGGGAGACACCCACTACACCGATCATGGGACCTTACTCTTCCAGTGCCATCAATTTGCTTCTGGTAACTGCTGCCCTCCTGTTTCAGCTTTTTATGTCACAAACCAAATTGAAAGATTACAGTACACTAGATAAGGGGTTGGTACGACGTTGA
- the LOC135649151 gene encoding transcription factor bHLH48-like isoform X2, with product MGSAKGSPVRPSSGVLLASDGSFSALLGLPSDQAVNLLHRLPDPNAVASSGEMRRLCLPPRPKAELLDSAGLRLIAQRSAKRKEGEKRRGESPAKKSKRRSEEGTACGKKLPCVHVRARRGQATDSHSLAERARREKINARMKVLRELVPGCSKISGTTLLLDEIISHIKSLQCLIELLSMRLAAANSRISFSGPDSSSSVDCGWLTVNNERSRRVGMEPIEWSSYGGRRQPQQHIWHINLVHPQQTSRASEGETPTTPIMGPYSSSAINLLL from the exons ATGGGATCCGCGAAGGGGAGCCCCGTGCGTCCGAGCTCGGGCGTGCTGCTGGCCTCCGACGGCTCCTTCAGTGCCCTCCTCGGTCTTCCGTCCGACCAGGCCGTGAATCTCCTTCACCGGCTGCCGGATCCCAACGCCGTCGCTTCCAGTGGCGAGATGCGGCGTCTCTGCCTCCCGCCGAGGCCTAAGGCGGAGCTGCTGGACTCGGCCGGTCTCCGGCTGATCGCGCAGCGGTCGGCGAAGAGGAAGGAAGGCGAAAAGCGCAGGGGGGAATCTCCAGCAAAAAAGAGCAAAAGGCGCTCAGAAGAGGGGACTGCGTGCGGTAAGAAGCTCCCTTGCGTTCACGTCCGCGCTCGCCGAGGCCAAGCCACTGATAGCCACAGCTTAGCGGAGAGA GCAAGGAGGGAGAAAATAAATGCTAGGATGAAAGTTCTCCGAGAACTGGTCCCTGGATGCAGCAAG ATATCAGGTACAACTTTATTGTTGGATGAAATCATCAGTCACATAAAATCTCTCCAATGTCTGATTGAG TTATTGTCAATGAGACTAGCAGCAGCGAACTCAAGGATCAGCTTCAGTGGCCCTGATAGCTCCTCATCAGTGGAT TGTGGGTGGCTAACAGTCAATAATGAGAGGAGTAGGAGGGTCGGAATGGAACCGATAGAATGGTCATCATATGGAGGAAGGAGGCAGCCACAACAGCATATCTGGCACATCAATTTAGTGCACCCCCAACAAACATCAAGAGCCTCTGAAGGGGAGACACCCACTACACCGATCATGGGACCTTACTCTTCCAGTGCCATCAATTTGCTTCTG TAA